From one Eucalyptus grandis isolate ANBG69807.140 chromosome 9, ASM1654582v1, whole genome shotgun sequence genomic stretch:
- the LOC104419729 gene encoding tubby-like F-box protein 5, giving the protein MSLKNFVRELKEMKGGIGNVSRRGLEGRRWCSRTRSHIAPDHAAPPPMSVEQGRWANLPPELLLDIIQRVEESETLWPSRAVVVACASVCKSWREITKEIVKTPEQCGKLTFPISLKQPGPRECPIQCFIKRDRATSTYLLYFGLVPSEDEKDKMLLAARKIRRATCTDFVISLVADDFSRASSTYVGKLRSNFLGTKFTIYDTQPPCEAAIQSNSRLNRRFNSKQVSPRVSACNYSVGTVSYELNVLRTRGPRRMHCEMDSIPISCLQEGGSVPTPSLFTHSFDEPSSLSPASKGKDKVTEFSSTSLLDIPVPVPGAGDPLVLKNKAPRWHEQLQCWCLNFRGRVTVASVKNFQLVAAVDPSHKISAAEQEKVILQFGKIGKDIFTMDYRYPLSALQAFAICLSSFDTKPACE; this is encoded by the exons ATGTCCTTAAAAAACTTTGTCCGTGAGCTGAAAGAGATGAAGGGCGGGATCGGTAATGTGTCGAGGCGGGGATTGGAAGGGAGGCGTTGGTGTAGCCGTACACGATCACACATAGCCCCGGATCACGCGGCACCACCTCCGATGTCGGTTGAACAAGGGCGGTGGGCGAACCTGCCACCCGAGTTGCTGCTGGACATCATTCAGAGAGTCGAAGAGAGCGAGACATTGTGGCCTTCTCGTGCTGTGGTGGTAGCTTGCGCATCGGTTTGCAAGTCGTGGAGAGAGATCACCAAAGAGATTGTTAAAACTCCTGAGCAATGTGGAAAGCTGACCTTTCCTATATCCTTAAAGCAG CCTGGACCTCGCGAATGTCCAATCCAGTGCTTTATCAAAAGGGACAGAGCTACTTCTACTTATTTGTTGTACTTTGGTTTGGTTCCTT CTGAGGATGAGAAAGATAAAATGTTGTTAGCTGCCAGAAAGATTCGGAGGGCCACATGCACagattttgttatatctctGGTTGCAGATGATTTTTCTCGGGCCAGCAGTACATATGTAGGAAAATTGAG GTCTAATTTTCTGGGAACCAAGTTTACCATATATGACACCCAACCTCCATGTGAAGCGGCTATTCAATCAAACAGTCGGTTGAATAGAAGATTCAATTCTAAGCAGGTGTCTCCAAGAGTTTCTGCATGTAACTACAGTGTAGGCACCGTCTCTTATGAATTGAATGTCCTCCGCACTAGAGGGCCGAGGAGGATGCATTGTGAAATGGACTCCATTCCTATCTCTTGCCTTCAGGAAGGTGGTAGTGTCCCAACACCAAGCTTGTTCACCCACTCATTCGATGAACCATCTTCTCTGTCACCTGCctcaaaaggaaaagacaagGTCACAGAATTTAGCTCCACAAGTCTCTTAGATATTCCAGTTCCTGTTCCGGGGGCGGGCGACCCACTGGTTCTCAAAAACAAGGCACCTAGGTGGCATGAGCAGCTTCAGTGCTGGTGTTTGAATTTCCGGGGACGCGTTACAGTTGCATCTGTTAAGAACTTTCAGTTGGTGGCTGCTGTTGATCCCTCCCACAAAATTTCAGCTGCAGAGCAAGAGAAGGTAATCCTACAATTCGGAAAGATTGGGAAAGACATCTTTACGATGGATTACCGCTATCCACTATCTGCTTTGCAAGCCTTTGCTATCTGCTTGAGTAGCTTTGACACCAAGCCAGCGTGTGAATGA
- the LOC104419730 gene encoding anaphase-promoting complex subunit 10 isoform X2, with the protein MATESSEGEDEGKITGGNPVLAVDDDLREMGKKAVWSVSSCKPGNGVSSLRDDNLDTYWQSDGAQPHLVNVQFQKKMVALYVDFKLDESYTPSKISIRAGDGFHNLKEIKTVELLKPSGWIPISLSGNDPRETFVNTFMLQIAVLSNHLNGRDTHVRQIKVYGPRPNPFPHQPFQFTSTEFITYSCVR; encoded by the exons ATGGCGACGGAATCGTCGGAAGGAGAGGACGAAGGGAAGATCACCGGCGGCAACCCCGTGCTCGCCGTCGACGACGACCTCCGCGAGATGGGCAAGAAGGCCGTCTGGAGCGTCAGCTCCTGCAAGCCCGGCAACGGCGTCTCCTCCCTCCGCGACGACAACCTCGACACTTACTggca ATCCGACGGCGCGCAGCCGCATCTGGTGAACGTTCAGTTTCAGAAGAAG ATGGTGGCCCTCTACGTGGATTTCAAGCTTGACGAGAGTTACACGCCCAGTAAGATCTCGATTCGTGCTGGGGATGGATTCCACAATCTGAAG GAGATAAAGACGGTGGAACTTTTGAAGCCGTCCGGGTGGATTCCTATATCTCTATCTGGAAATGATCCTCG GGAAACTTTCGTCAACACTTTTATGTTGCAAATAGCGGTGTTGTCAAATCACCTGAATGGACGAGACACACATGTGCGGCAGATCAAAGTTTATGGTCCTCGACC GAACCCATTTCCACATCAGCCTTTCCAATTTACATCGACAGAGTTTATCACTTACTCCTGCGTGAGATGA
- the LOC104419732 gene encoding U-box domain-containing protein 5 isoform X2, translated as MKSVHRVSSVIPQIEAARPRSSAMLALSSLTCEIEKAKQLLHYCSESSKLYLALTSDAIARRCQRSRNLLERSLDVVRNSVPVLLAIEICHIVDELRNAKFILDPSEVEAGKVLRESLRPHLSITVPTERLDIGALKFAASKLHIMSRRDIVIEKRSIKNLLRKVGDGNPAKKERLKFLFYLLDKYGNSIVTEQQENAILSGDKTSEFQTSRSSNDAKADVVPPDKFKCPLSLRLMYDPVTIASGVTFERMWIQRWFDEGYDTCPKTKEKLSHQSLAPDSFLKHEISKWCVEYGIRNIDPSRGAETLCSSESSMSINSLGSLAHGYGDSIYNPDPSNGKVLNDLSSNSIQSDDSDQRCETSTLRTLRSLALLPKLKELKWESQCDVVEDTKNYLDRDDQALGSATFENFLTLLVQFLVDAHDQGDLKAQRTGSQLLLTYVSKNRYEATCFDKGAFSLLISLLDSEVSEQVLATLEVLSAHENCRPEIAASGILGPIFKILGSQNRILQESALKILNNLSHDCYVCQHLIYLGCIPKMIPFLQSSPFTKLALTILKNLCNSEEASASIAETDKCIASVAEFLESASSEDQEYAVAILHSVCHEQVRYCKLVLEESFAVYPALINIKTNGSDKAKASASELLRLFQVIEHDGL; from the exons ATGAAGTCGGTTCATAGAGTATCAAGTGTTATTCCACAAATAGAGGCAGCTCGACCTCGCTCGTCTGCAATGCTTGCACTTTCCTCTTTAACTTGTGAAATCGAAAAAGCCAAGCAACTCCTCCACTACTGCAGTGAATCTAGCAAACTCTACCTG GCATTAACCAGTGATGCAATAGCCAGGAgatgtcaaagatcaagaaatCTATTGGAGCGCAGTTTAGACGTAGTTCGTAATTCGGTTCCAGTCTTGTTGGCTATCGAG ATATGTCACATAGTTGACGAGCTTAGAAATGCAAAGTTTATCTTGGATCCTTCTGAAGTGGAGGCTGGAAAGGTCCTTCGTGAATCTTTAAGGCCACATTTATCCATAACTGTTCCGACAGAGAGATTGGATATTGGAGCGCTTAAATTTGCTGCTTCAAAGCTTCATATCATGTCTCGAAGAGATATCGTAATAGAGAAAAGATCAATCAAGAATCTTCTCAGAAAAGTTGGTGACGGAAACCCGGCAAAGAAAGAGAGGttgaaattcttattttatctcttggatAAGTACGGAAATTCCATTGTGACAGAGCAACAAGAGAATGCTATCCTTAGTGGTGATAAAACAAGTGAATTTCAAACCTCCAGATCCAGTAATGATGCTAAAGCTGATGTTGTCCCTCCTGATAAATTCAAATGCCCTTTGTCCCTGAGATTGATGTACGATCCCGTCACCATTGCTTCTGGAGTGACATTTGAAAGGATGTGGATCCAGAGGTGGTTCGACGAGGGTTACGATACATGTcccaaaacaaaggaaaagctGTCACATCAGTCATTGGCACCGGACAGTTTCCTGAAACATGAGATATCAAAGTGGTGTGTAGAATACGGAATTAGAAATATTGACCCAAGCAGAGGAGCAGAAACCCTTTGCTCATCGGAATCTTCAATGTCCATCAATAGCCTTGGCAGTCTTGCTCATGGATATGGAGATTCCATCTACAATCCCGACCCTTCGAATGGTAAAGTTCTAAATGACCTAAGTTCAAACTCTATTCAGAGTGATGACAGTGATCAAAGATGCGAGACTTCTACACTGAGGACCTTGAGATCTTTAGCATTACTGCCTAAACTCAAGGAACTTAAATGGGAGTCCCAATGCGATGTTGTCGAAGACACAAAAAACTATTTGGATCGTGATGATCAAGCTCTTGGGTCAGCaacatttgagaattttcttacACTGCTTGTACAGTTTCTTGTAGACGCCCATGACCAAGGTGACCTAAAAGCTCAAAGGACTGGGTCACAGTTGTTGCTGACATATGTCAGCAAAAATAG ATACGAAGCGACTTGTTTCGACAAAGGTGCATTCTCTCTGTTGATATCATTGCTCGACTCAGAAGTGTCTGAACAAGTTCTTGCCACGCTAGAAGTCTTGTCTGCTCATGAAAACTGCAGACCTGAGATTGCCGCATCGGGTATTCTTGGCCCCATCTTTAAAATCCTTGGCTCTCAGAACAGAATTCTTCAGGAATCTGCACTTAAGATCCTCAACAATCTGTCACATGATTGCTACGTCTGTCAGCATCTTATATATTTAGGATGCATCCCAAAGATGATTCCATTTCTTCAAAGTTCCCCTTTTACGAAGCTTGCCCTGACAATCCTGAAAAATTTGTGCAATAGCGAAGAGGCAAGCGCTTCCATTGCGGAGACTGATAAATGCATTGCTTCTGTTGCTGAATTTCTAGAGTCTGCAAGCAGTGAAGACCAAGAATATGCAGTGGCCATTCTCCACTCGGTATGCCACGAACAAGTTCGATACTGTAAGTTGGTCCTGGAGGAAAGTTTTGCAGTTTATCCTGCTCTAATCAACATAAAGACGAACGGGAGTGACAAGGCAAAGGCGAGTGCTTCCGAGCTGCTAAGGCTTTTCCAAGTTATCGAACACGATGGCTTGTGA
- the LOC104419730 gene encoding anaphase-promoting complex subunit 10 isoform X3 produces the protein MATESSEGEDEGKITGGNPVLAVDDDLREMGKKAVWSVSSCKPGNGVSSLRDDNLDTYWQSDGAQPHLVNVQFQKKVKLQMVALYVDFKLDESYTPSKISIRAGDGFHNLKEIKTVELLKPSGWIPISLSGNDPRNPFPHQPFQFTSTEFITYSCVR, from the exons ATGGCGACGGAATCGTCGGAAGGAGAGGACGAAGGGAAGATCACCGGCGGCAACCCCGTGCTCGCCGTCGACGACGACCTCCGCGAGATGGGCAAGAAGGCCGTCTGGAGCGTCAGCTCCTGCAAGCCCGGCAACGGCGTCTCCTCCCTCCGCGACGACAACCTCGACACTTACTggca ATCCGACGGCGCGCAGCCGCATCTGGTGAACGTTCAGTTTCAGAAGAAGGTGAAGCTCCAG ATGGTGGCCCTCTACGTGGATTTCAAGCTTGACGAGAGTTACACGCCCAGTAAGATCTCGATTCGTGCTGGGGATGGATTCCACAATCTGAAG GAGATAAAGACGGTGGAACTTTTGAAGCCGTCCGGGTGGATTCCTATATCTCTATCTGGAAATGATCCTCG GAACCCATTTCCACATCAGCCTTTCCAATTTACATCGACAGAGTTTATCACTTACTCCTGCGTGAGATGA
- the LOC104419730 gene encoding anaphase-promoting complex subunit 10 isoform X1 → MATESSEGEDEGKITGGNPVLAVDDDLREMGKKAVWSVSSCKPGNGVSSLRDDNLDTYWQSDGAQPHLVNVQFQKKVKLQMVALYVDFKLDESYTPSKISIRAGDGFHNLKEIKTVELLKPSGWIPISLSGNDPRETFVNTFMLQIAVLSNHLNGRDTHVRQIKVYGPRPNPFPHQPFQFTSTEFITYSCVR, encoded by the exons ATGGCGACGGAATCGTCGGAAGGAGAGGACGAAGGGAAGATCACCGGCGGCAACCCCGTGCTCGCCGTCGACGACGACCTCCGCGAGATGGGCAAGAAGGCCGTCTGGAGCGTCAGCTCCTGCAAGCCCGGCAACGGCGTCTCCTCCCTCCGCGACGACAACCTCGACACTTACTggca ATCCGACGGCGCGCAGCCGCATCTGGTGAACGTTCAGTTTCAGAAGAAGGTGAAGCTCCAG ATGGTGGCCCTCTACGTGGATTTCAAGCTTGACGAGAGTTACACGCCCAGTAAGATCTCGATTCGTGCTGGGGATGGATTCCACAATCTGAAG GAGATAAAGACGGTGGAACTTTTGAAGCCGTCCGGGTGGATTCCTATATCTCTATCTGGAAATGATCCTCG GGAAACTTTCGTCAACACTTTTATGTTGCAAATAGCGGTGTTGTCAAATCACCTGAATGGACGAGACACACATGTGCGGCAGATCAAAGTTTATGGTCCTCGACC GAACCCATTTCCACATCAGCCTTTCCAATTTACATCGACAGAGTTTATCACTTACTCCTGCGTGAGATGA
- the LOC104419732 gene encoding U-box domain-containing protein 5 isoform X1, with product MGSGTVVEETLSKSYFKVHSEVCIELMKSVHRVSSVIPQIEAARPRSSAMLALSSLTCEIEKAKQLLHYCSESSKLYLALTSDAIARRCQRSRNLLERSLDVVRNSVPVLLAIEICHIVDELRNAKFILDPSEVEAGKVLRESLRPHLSITVPTERLDIGALKFAASKLHIMSRRDIVIEKRSIKNLLRKVGDGNPAKKERLKFLFYLLDKYGNSIVTEQQENAILSGDKTSEFQTSRSSNDAKADVVPPDKFKCPLSLRLMYDPVTIASGVTFERMWIQRWFDEGYDTCPKTKEKLSHQSLAPDSFLKHEISKWCVEYGIRNIDPSRGAETLCSSESSMSINSLGSLAHGYGDSIYNPDPSNGKVLNDLSSNSIQSDDSDQRCETSTLRTLRSLALLPKLKELKWESQCDVVEDTKNYLDRDDQALGSATFENFLTLLVQFLVDAHDQGDLKAQRTGSQLLLTYVSKNRYEATCFDKGAFSLLISLLDSEVSEQVLATLEVLSAHENCRPEIAASGILGPIFKILGSQNRILQESALKILNNLSHDCYVCQHLIYLGCIPKMIPFLQSSPFTKLALTILKNLCNSEEASASIAETDKCIASVAEFLESASSEDQEYAVAILHSVCHEQVRYCKLVLEESFAVYPALINIKTNGSDKAKASASELLRLFQVIEHDGL from the exons ATGGGGAGTGGTACTGTGGTGGAGGAGACACTCTCTAAGTCTTATTTCAAG GTCCACTCTGAAGTGTGCATAGAACTTATGAAGTCGGTTCATAGAGTATCAAGTGTTATTCCACAAATAGAGGCAGCTCGACCTCGCTCGTCTGCAATGCTTGCACTTTCCTCTTTAACTTGTGAAATCGAAAAAGCCAAGCAACTCCTCCACTACTGCAGTGAATCTAGCAAACTCTACCTG GCATTAACCAGTGATGCAATAGCCAGGAgatgtcaaagatcaagaaatCTATTGGAGCGCAGTTTAGACGTAGTTCGTAATTCGGTTCCAGTCTTGTTGGCTATCGAG ATATGTCACATAGTTGACGAGCTTAGAAATGCAAAGTTTATCTTGGATCCTTCTGAAGTGGAGGCTGGAAAGGTCCTTCGTGAATCTTTAAGGCCACATTTATCCATAACTGTTCCGACAGAGAGATTGGATATTGGAGCGCTTAAATTTGCTGCTTCAAAGCTTCATATCATGTCTCGAAGAGATATCGTAATAGAGAAAAGATCAATCAAGAATCTTCTCAGAAAAGTTGGTGACGGAAACCCGGCAAAGAAAGAGAGGttgaaattcttattttatctcttggatAAGTACGGAAATTCCATTGTGACAGAGCAACAAGAGAATGCTATCCTTAGTGGTGATAAAACAAGTGAATTTCAAACCTCCAGATCCAGTAATGATGCTAAAGCTGATGTTGTCCCTCCTGATAAATTCAAATGCCCTTTGTCCCTGAGATTGATGTACGATCCCGTCACCATTGCTTCTGGAGTGACATTTGAAAGGATGTGGATCCAGAGGTGGTTCGACGAGGGTTACGATACATGTcccaaaacaaaggaaaagctGTCACATCAGTCATTGGCACCGGACAGTTTCCTGAAACATGAGATATCAAAGTGGTGTGTAGAATACGGAATTAGAAATATTGACCCAAGCAGAGGAGCAGAAACCCTTTGCTCATCGGAATCTTCAATGTCCATCAATAGCCTTGGCAGTCTTGCTCATGGATATGGAGATTCCATCTACAATCCCGACCCTTCGAATGGTAAAGTTCTAAATGACCTAAGTTCAAACTCTATTCAGAGTGATGACAGTGATCAAAGATGCGAGACTTCTACACTGAGGACCTTGAGATCTTTAGCATTACTGCCTAAACTCAAGGAACTTAAATGGGAGTCCCAATGCGATGTTGTCGAAGACACAAAAAACTATTTGGATCGTGATGATCAAGCTCTTGGGTCAGCaacatttgagaattttcttacACTGCTTGTACAGTTTCTTGTAGACGCCCATGACCAAGGTGACCTAAAAGCTCAAAGGACTGGGTCACAGTTGTTGCTGACATATGTCAGCAAAAATAG ATACGAAGCGACTTGTTTCGACAAAGGTGCATTCTCTCTGTTGATATCATTGCTCGACTCAGAAGTGTCTGAACAAGTTCTTGCCACGCTAGAAGTCTTGTCTGCTCATGAAAACTGCAGACCTGAGATTGCCGCATCGGGTATTCTTGGCCCCATCTTTAAAATCCTTGGCTCTCAGAACAGAATTCTTCAGGAATCTGCACTTAAGATCCTCAACAATCTGTCACATGATTGCTACGTCTGTCAGCATCTTATATATTTAGGATGCATCCCAAAGATGATTCCATTTCTTCAAAGTTCCCCTTTTACGAAGCTTGCCCTGACAATCCTGAAAAATTTGTGCAATAGCGAAGAGGCAAGCGCTTCCATTGCGGAGACTGATAAATGCATTGCTTCTGTTGCTGAATTTCTAGAGTCTGCAAGCAGTGAAGACCAAGAATATGCAGTGGCCATTCTCCACTCGGTATGCCACGAACAAGTTCGATACTGTAAGTTGGTCCTGGAGGAAAGTTTTGCAGTTTATCCTGCTCTAATCAACATAAAGACGAACGGGAGTGACAAGGCAAAGGCGAGTGCTTCCGAGCTGCTAAGGCTTTTCCAAGTTATCGAACACGATGGCTTGTGA